The Lathyrus oleraceus cultivar Zhongwan6 chromosome 5, CAAS_Psat_ZW6_1.0, whole genome shotgun sequence genome includes the window TAAAATGGAGGACTAATTAGTGATACCACTTCAGTTCACACTTCCTTCACTCTATCACTTCATAATTTGCTTTGTGCTTCTTGCTATTCTTACATTATCTTGCACTATCTTCACCAACTTGCAAACTCAGGTAATCCCTTATTCCCtttgtgatttttttttcttttccatCTCTTCTTTTTACAAATAGTTTTTATTTTTGAGTGTGATTTGTTTGGGAGGGTCATGGAACATCAAAAAGATTCTGAGAGGCGTGTGCGGTGAAATCAATGTTTAAGGAGTTCAAAATGGGGTACGAGGAAGGTAGATTGGAAGTTTATTGAGGTGAAGATTTTTGGTAGTTATGATAGTTTATTTAGTAATAGTTTAGAATTAGACCGCCTAGTGATAATGACAATGACTTGGTGTTTTCTTCCCCAGGCCTGACTAGATCCATCATGGCATTCTCAACTTCCAATCATATATCCATTTTTGAAGAGGTCATGAATATTGACTCCATATGTTTTGAAGATGAATGGATGCACGACTATCGATTAAGTTAAATTGTCTAACACTGGAAACAAGGTCGACATGCTTTTGGAGTCATGTGTGGAAGGCGATAACGTTTTCATGTGGAGGTCTCGGGGGTGGATGATGTGTATTTCTACTTCTATAATGGGATTATTGTTGAATTTGGGATTGACATCCCTTTACCATATTTTTGGCCAATATCCTAAGGATCATTAGCATTTATCCTTTCTAGTTGCATTCAAAAACTTAGGCCTTTGTCTGAGGATTTTAGATTCTCTGCTAGGGCCTTAAAATTATGCATACAACATGTATATTCTTCTCATTTTATGAGACAGAAGGCTTACACCGAGTTGGACGGGGTTCTGTAGTGCCATCACTGAGAGCTCTTCTTTCTCTATATACTTCCAATTATAAGAATTAGAAATATAACTTTGTTCGGGTCAGAGGAAGTCTTCATTTCCCAAAGGTCATGTATGTAGAGGATGGTTTATATAGGTTTCATCTCTACTATACAAGAATCCATCTTTCTATCATGGGCTATAACCCAATTAAACCTAGTGATACGAAAAATAAGCGCTTTCACCCTTATTTATAAATTTTAGttaattttgaaaaattgttttGGTTAATGCAGAAGGATGACTTTCCATTCAATGGCAGAGAGAAAAACGATAATGGAGAAATCTAAAGCTCGTAGAGGCGAAGCGGAGCCCAACCATCAAAGTGATTCGATCGGATCCTAAATTAGGATAACTAAGAAGAGGAAAAATTCTTCATAGGGGAGAGTTATCAAGGGTGTTCCAGTGATTGGGGTCAGTCCACCTCCATCACCGAAAGTTGAAAAGTCACCTTCTGCCAAGAAAAAAAGGCGGATCCTGGTAGGGGATGCTTGATTTAGATGCCATTCCCTCCATATATTTGAAGGCCAACAATTTCTTGTAGGGTGGTGGCAGTGGCCATCCAAAAATTATCTTCCATCGAATCTGGAATAAAGGAATTCCATTATTAGGAGGGAAGTTTTGATTGGCTGTCATTTACTTATGACTATCTTAATGCAATCGATGATGTTGAAAAAGCAAAAACATTAGGCTCCTATAAGATGTTCCAACTAGTTGGTACTTACCTCACAATGAGTTCCATACTGGTATTTACTAACTAGATGGTTTCCGCTGAGTACAACaaatgtgaggggtgctaataccttcccgtcgcataaccgactcccgaatcTGATTTGGTTGTGACAAACATTTCTTTTCTctttaggggttttatcgatatctttcctttccttttttggaataaataaacTTCGGTGGAGATTCGGTTGTATTTCAGGCGTTTTTTACGCCAGGGTATTTTTCGCGCCACGACACAAACGAATTAGTTGTAAATGAGTTTTCAAAAAGAAACTAAAACCCGATGGAATAGTTGATAAGTACAAGGAATACCTTGTAGTCAATGGTTTTAGCCAAAGATAAAATATAGATTACTTCAATACTTTTTCTCTAGTCACTAGAATTACATCCATTAGGATACTGATTTCAATTTTGACTATTTATAACTTAATAATACACCAAATGGATGTTGTAACAACCTTTTTAAATGGTGACTTAGAAGAAGAAATTTATATGTACCAATCGGAAGGGTTTGTAATTTATGGGCAAGAAAATAAAGCCTGCAAGTTAGATAAGTCTctgtatggtctaaaacaagctccaaAGCAATTGCATGAAAAGTTTGATAACTTAATGATATCGAATGGGTACAAAGTGAATGAAAATGACAAATGGGTTTATTACAAATCTGAAAAATGAAATTTGCACTATCATATGTCTCTATGTATACGACTTACTCATATTTGGGTCAAACCTTCATGTAGTTAATGATGTGAAATCATTGTTGTGAAACAAATTTGATATGAAAAACCTCGGTGAAGCCAGTGTGATTCTTGGTATCAAGATCACTATATTCTAAAAAGGAATTTCTTTGGATTAATCTCATTATGTAGAGAAGATTTTAAAGAAATATAACCACTTTGATTCTAAACCCACTTGCACACCATACGAGCCAAGTGTAAAACCGTTTAAAAACACTGGTGAAAGTGTAAGACAAACAAAATATTTAAGCATCATTGATAGTCTAGGTATGCCACATATTGTACCAGACCCAACATTGCACATGTCTAGGATTGTTGTGTAGGTTTACTAGTAGACCGAGTAATGAGCATTAACAAGCTATTGAGCGAGTCATGCGGTACCTTAAAAGGACCATGAATTTCAAATTATATTATTAGAGATTTCCTGCTGTAGTTGAAGGATAGAGTGACACAAATTGGAGCACCTAATCAGATGATTCCAAAGTGACAAGTGGCTATATATTCAGTTTATCTGGAGGAGATGTATCTTGGAAATCAAAGAAACTGACTATTTTGGCTCAATCCATGATGAAGTCTAAAATGATATCATTATAGACTGCTAGTAAAGAAACAAGTTGGTTGAGATGCTTGTTATCTGAGATCCCTTTATGGAAAAAACCTATGCCATTTGTGTTGATCCACTGCAATAATACCGCAACTATAAAATTGAGAACCGTTAGTATAATGGTAAGTGACATCTAATGAGAGGGAAACACAACAATGTTAGAATCTGTATCTCTAAAGGAGCTGTAAGAGTGGAACATGTACACTGATGGAAATTTAGAAGATCCATTAATGAAGGATTAAATAGAGAGAAAGTCCATAATACATCCAAGAATATGAGATTAATGCCTATAGAGAAAGAGTTGCTCATGATGGTAACCCGACCTAATACATTGGATATCCTAAGAAATAGGTTCAATGGATAATAAAAAGTTGTGAGTAATATGAGGTGATCATGCTAGTATAAAATAGAGAAGCACAAATCCTGAAGCCAAAAAGGGTGAGATATTATCAACTCTTAATGAAATCTATACTCTGTATGAGAGAGTACCTATCTACAAGAATACTCTTGATATAATCACTTATGTGATTGTGGAACTTTGGTCGGTTCCTACGAAATTTCGAGACATAATTCTTAGAGCCTTCGCTAAACTGGGATAGACGTGTAGGGCCATTAAAGCACATGATTATTAGAATACACCTTAAGAAAAAGTTGTGTGCGAGTTTGATATCTGAGATAAATTTTAAAACATTTGTGTCACTCTTGTTGAGTCAAAGTCCTACTTGCTACGCAAAGGTTCAAGTCGTAGACACCTTTGCTTATGCACAATATTAGAAATATTTGACGTTACTTCTGAAACACCTTTTAAATTAAAGTGAGAGATTGTTGGAACATGTCAATATTCCAATAGAGATACGAATTTGAAAAAAGTTCCTTAAGTCCACATTGTTAGAAAAAATAAGTGTGTTTGTGTGTTAGTTGAAAATATTTCTTAGTCCCACATAGATTAGATTAGATATCTTGGGTAACTTCCTTCGTTATATAAGAAAATCACTTGTTTCATTCCAAAACATACAAAAAAATTCAATTGACTTTTTTCTTCCTCACTCTAATAACTCCGCATCTTTCAAATTGTCGAAACACCAACTTCTCCCCATTTCTTTCTACTCGTTGAATTTTTCGAGTATTTTCTTGAATTCTCTTTAGATAATTATGTTAATTTATCCTTGTTTGAGTTGAGAAATGATCAAGTATTAATTTTTGGATTCTCTTTGGAGAATTATTTGTATTGCTCTTTGTTTGAAAAATCATTTTGAGTGGTCAAACGACCGTTATTGAGTTCTCTTTGGAGAATTATTTGAATTTCTCATCGTTTGAAAAATTATCACGACTGATCTTTATTCCAGATTATATGAGTGATATTTATACCATATTCGAATGATGTTTGTACCATAAGAGGGTGTATTTATAGACCTATTATCTACCGTGCAAGTAGTAATCGTATAATATAGAACTGAGTTGTTTTATCTTGGAGGCGTCGTAGTTGACTAACTGCTTTGCACAACTTTGAGTAGTTCCACGAGCGACCTAGTCTGCGACCTAGTCTGCGACTTGACCCGATAATTTCTTTAGTGAGAATTTTTCAAAATCGTAAAACAACAAATGATGTCACTAGCAAAGTAGGATCGGGTATCCAAACTTCCTTTTAGGAGGACCTTTAGTTAGGACTCATCCTCTTAAAGAATAAGTTCTCTGATTTGTTCTAAAACTTTATTCAATCTGATGGGTTGGTAGGAGAGATTGGTTTAGTAGCTAATGGGATCTTGATTTTGGATCTTAGGTGACAAAGATCCTTCTTTTTTAAATAGCTATCCATTTTTGAGGAACTTCTATCTCTGCTTCAAGATGCCACCCTCTCTCTAGATGGAGACAAGTGAATTTGGAAGTATGCTAAATAGGTTACTTTCTTAGTGGCTTCACTTTACCTTGTTCAGAGGGCTAGTTCAATCTCTTATTTGACTCATCTCTCGGCTGAGAGCCAGATCCTCCCTTATTTAGATTAGTTGGACTTCTTTTAATACCTTGGTCTTCTCTTGGGAACGTTTGTAAGATATATTCCCTACTAGATAAAAACCGTCTAAGAGGGGTGATTTGAAATCCTAGTAAGATCTCTTGTCACCTATGTGGGTATTTGGTTGAGACATCCTTTTATCTCTTTGTTACTTATGAACTTGTCTTATTTGTATGGTATAAAATCTTTAAGTGGTTAAGATGTCATGTAGTTATTCCTAATGATCATATGatatttttttttttagttttttctttctttatgagGTATGATTAAATATATGAGGGACTATATTTTGATTTGGCATGCTGTAGTTTGGTCCATATGAAAAGTCCGTAATGATGTCATCTTTAAGGGGGTCACAAAATCAACAAAAAGAGGTTAAGAATATGAGTATTATTTTGATATGAAAATAGTTTATGCGAAGACCCGGGGTGAACTATTACATCTTGACTAAATGCCTTAAGAACCCTATCCTCTTCTTGCACATATAGTGAATCGAGTGTTTGCCTTGGTTTAAATGTATGTTTTGACTTTTAATTTTTTTGACGCTACTTTGATGAGATTTGATCTGTTGACGGTAGATCTGGCGAGTTGAGATTTAACCTGTTGTCAACAAGGTTGATTTTGTTAATAACTTGATCCTTTAAGTGTAAGACCTTTTGTTCCTAAATGTTAGTTGAATTGAATTGTTTTTATTACCTATTTTTCTTTTGTTGTAATTTTTACTCCGTCTTTCATGAGTCACACACATATTTGCATAAATGGAAGAGTCTTGGCATTTTAAAGATGGTAAAATAGCATAATTGAAAATACAATTTAGAATATGAGATAAGTAATAAAGTGAAATCTTGGTAAATAAAGATCAAATTTACATTTAGATTTTGGTAGATGATGTAGATAAATCTCTTTTGATGAGAAAAAAAACTTCATAACAGAAAAATAAATCTCCAACGGTCAGAAGTCAGAACAACGTCCCTTCCGTTACTTTCATAACGGTCACATTTACACTCTTCACTACAcaaccctctctctctctctctcattcctctctctctctctctgctagGATCAATGGAACCCGCGAAAATCGATTGGAAGAATCTAGAATGGAACTTCGCTGTAGACGAACTCTACGAACACCTCAACGCACCCAAATTCGTCGACTTCTTGTCGCTcaatcacaacatcaacaacaacgATGATGAAGCTTGGTTTTGCAAACCTGGTTTGTTTCTTTTTCttctctgtttatgatttttCTCTCTTTCTTTCAAGTTAATTCTCAATTGTGTTTGTTAAAGTTTCGACTTTTTATCAATGGGTCTTACATTACTCAATTCTTgtttttgtttgttgttgttgttgttgtagatTGCAATCATCCTAAAACAGCAGAGGATTTTCTCAGATCACCAAGCCCTTTCAAGGTTTTGATTCTTGTTTTCTACATTTCTATTTTTGTTACCTTGAGATCAAGATTTCTACTTTAGCTGATTTTCTTTTAagattattttcccccaaatTTTTCCGTGGCTTTCTGTGCACGTGTTCATTGTTCTGAGCAAGGTTATAAGTAACTTTCGCGGTTGCATACATGATTTCGGTTGGTAAAACTGTACCACTACCGTTGTGGCAGCTTGAATTAACCACAATTTGTTATCGACATTTCGGTTTGTACATGTGTTACGACACACAGATTGCATCTGTCTATGTGTCAATTAACCATAATTGGTTCTTTATCATAAAAATGATGAACAGCGAATCTTCTGATACAGTTTTGTCACAGCGTTTTGCTGTAACGGACTGTTTTTAAAACCTGGTTCTGAGCTTCTATATGGTGTTATTCTAGTTTTTTTACCTTGTGTTACTCTAGTTAATTGTCTTAGAAATAAGCTCTTTTTTGTAGCTTCTGCTTTCTTCTTTCATAATGGTTAGAATTAGAAACCCATTTTCTAAGAGTCTTTGTTTCTTATATAAGACTATTAGTTTCTCCCTTTTTGTAGGCTACTTTCTAAGCTTGTGTTCATTATTCTTGGTTTCTTATATGATTTTATTATACTCAATTGTTTTgttaattccttctttttttcttcttttatgAAGGCTAGTAGAAGTTCATTTTATTTCTCAGAAAATCTTCCAAGTAATGACCAGAGTAAAAGGTACTTGTATCTAAACCCTTTCCCTTTTCATTGTGATTTGAGATGCTGAAAGATTGAGTCACTAATATTAGAGTTTGTGTATTTCTATAGAGATATGAAACTCAAGAGAAGGGTGCCACCCATTTCATCATCTTCTCCTCAAGATGATAAATTCAGATTCAACATAGATAGCGAAAACCAAAACCCGAATTTGGTTACTCCTCAATTAAAGTCCACGAAGGCTTTCATCAAGTCAAGTGATGAGAAGAAGAAGCCAGTTGATGACACATTGCAGGAAAACACGGTGGTGCCTTCATTGAAATCAACTCTTTCCGCGAAGAATTTGTTTTCGAGACGGCCTATTTTGAATCAAATCACAGAATTCTGCAATGAATTGAAGAGATTGGCAATAAGAGCTAGGGAGAGGGAAAATACTGAAAATTTGAACCCAATAGAGAGTAAGGAAGAGGTTGTTGTGCATGAGCAGACTCCGCCGGTTAAAGCTGTGGCAGAAAGGAAACCACTGCTTGAAATGAGTAAGGTTGAAAGATTGGAGGGGATGAGTGTTAAAGGAAAGCTAAACCGAAAGAAGTAAGTGTTCTCTCCCCTAGaatatttgtttgtttttaattttagTGAGTAGTGAATGTGGTCACAAAGTAACTTGACCATTGATAATAGTCTGACAGTTCAAATCGGTTTGTCTAATCTTCGACAAAAGATGATGATAATTCGATTGACGACATTTCTATTGGTAGTACCGACACTTGAGTTCGTATGCATGAAATAGTGTCTGACTCCGATTCATGTATTGTAGTTACATtcaattaattattattgatGTTTCAATCAGAGTAGTCAATAGCGGCCAATAGAGGCACTATGCCACTATAGCGGTGCTGAGTGGAGGCCAGCTGCTATGGGAAGAGTTTTGGCGGTGCAGAACACTATAGTGGCCGCTATAGGGTAAATAGTGGGTAGTGGGCGGAGCGGTTCCCGGCCCGGAGCGGTTTCTGTCCTGCTATCCTTTTCCTCTATGTCAATTGTTCAGTGCCGGATCAATGTTTGGGTTTTATAGGTGTCTACCGAAAGCTATTTGGTCCGAATTAGACGGGCAATCTAAAAGTGAAACATCGCCAATGTTGAGCCTCTGCATAAACTATACAAATTATTAGCTAAATTATTTTTGTAGTAATAACTTGAGTTACTAACTTTTTGCTCTGGTTGAATTTACAAGAAATTGAATACCACACTAAGACTTTTTTCTTAGCTAATCACATTTGCATTACTCTTGTATCCTGCAGAAGACCAGACGAGGCAGAAAACATGCCTATAACTCTTGACTTGGAGAATGTAAGACACAAGAGGGAGAATAATATCTTACAACAGATTCGAACAAATCCTCCGTCTCCTCAGTGCTTCTCTGCAGGACTCACTAAACCTAACCCTTCAAAGGGTTCCAGATCCCGGCTAATGGTATGTTCAAACTCTACAATTAAACTATTCTTATTGATTGATGATGCCTTACTTGCTAACATTAGATTAGACAAAATCAAACTATACCATCATCTTATTGATTGTGGAATGTACATTTCACATCGGCTGCCATACCGATCTTATTGATTGTGGAATGTACATTTCACATCGGCTGCCATACCGAGTTGGTTATTATCAATGCCGCAAACTTGAAGAATGCTTTTGACAACATATACTTTTGAAATCGAAGTGTCTGTCTGTACTGTGTTATGTAAGAGTTGAAAGTTTCTGATGATGAAGCTTATCATGCAGGAGAGAGGAATACTTGAAGGAGTTGAGCAAAACAAAGAAGTTGCAAAGGACAACAGCAAAAGTATTACAGTAAATGATGGAAGAGAAACCAAAGCCTTGGACATGTTTTGGTTCTTCAAGCCTTGCACAGCAATGTCA containing:
- the LOC127085566 gene encoding uncharacterized protein LOC127085566 — protein: MEPAKIDWKNLEWNFAVDELYEHLNAPKFVDFLSLNHNINNNDDEAWFCKPDCNHPKTAEDFLRSPSPFKASRSSFYFSENLPSNDQSKRDMKLKRRVPPISSSSPQDDKFRFNIDSENQNPNLVTPQLKSTKAFIKSSDEKKKPVDDTLQENTVVPSLKSTLSAKNLFSRRPILNQITEFCNELKRLAIRARERENTENLNPIESKEEVVVHEQTPPVKAVAERKPLLEMSKVERLEGMSVKGKLNRKKRPDEAENMPITLDLENVRHKRENNILQQIRTNPPSPQCFSAGLTKPNPSKGSRSRLMERGILEGVEQNKEVAKDNSKSITVNDGRETKALDMFWFFKPCTAMSS